ACACTTCCATCAAAGTTAAATTTTGAAGACTATGCCATTTATTGTACGAATCAAGACACTGTGACTTGCCTTTCTCTTTGGCTAACCGGCCATATTCGACTCCAATCTGTCGCAACCCGGGTTATTCATATCGGACAGGTCGGATTCATGAATCCATCCTGGCCGAGCCACAAAAAATTATTTTTACACCAGTTTAGAAACGATTCTCAACTCACCGAATTTATTTTTCGATAAGAAACCCCCTTTCAGGTATAATCTTCTCTTTTTAGACTATATGCAGAAGAAATGATACACTCTAAATTAACGCTTCTAGAGGAAGCTCCTATAAAACCGCTTCTTTACCCCCTTTCCCTCTCTTTTAATGAGTGGAAAGAGTGGTGCGCCCGCATTCAGGCTCCCTCCTTCGTAGCGAATCAAATCATCAGCTGGATCTATCAAAAAGAAATTTTATCCCCCCATGAGATGATGAACCTCTCTGCTGCGGTGCGCCGGCAACTCCTCGAAGATTTTTGTTGGGATCTCTTCGCTATTGAGGCCCATTTAAAATCGAAAGACGGTTCACATAAACTACTGCTTAAAACAAGCGATTCACACCTCATTGAAATGGTGATCATGCCCTACGAGAATCGCTCAACGCTTTGCCTGAGTAGCCAAGTGGGGTGTAAAATGGGATGCACGTTCTGCCAAACGGGCAAAATGGGGCTCAAGCGCCATCTCACCTCAGGTGAGATCCTCGGACAAATTTTTCTAGCCAACCGCCTGCTTCAACAAGCCGGCTCTGATCAAAAAATTTCTAACGTCGTTTTTATGGGCATGGGCGAGCCGCTTGACAACTACGACCACGTCGTCTCAGCATGTTCACGCATGATTGATCCTCATGGACTTAACCTCTCCAAAAATCGCGTGACGATTTCAACTTCGGGCCTCATCCCCGCTCTTGAGCGTCTCTCTCAAGATTTACCCGTGCGGCTTGCGATTTCTCTGCATTCCGCAGATGAAGAAAAACGCAGTGCGATGATGCCCGTCAATCGCAAATACCCCCTTTCGGAACTCAAAAAAACGCTCCTCAATTACCCGGCTCCTTCGCGCTACGGCATTACCTTTGAATATGTGATGATTGAAAATGAGAATGATTCGATTGCCGATGCTAAAAAACTGGTGAAATTTCTTCATGGCATCAAAGCCAAAGTGAATCTCATTCCCATCAATCACTTTCCCGGCATTGAAATGCACCCATCCGGCAGCGAGAGACTCCGCGCTTTTCAAAAACATCTCGCCGACCGCTCGATCCCGGCCCCCATTCGCTACAGCCGCGGACAAGATGTAAGCGGTGGTTGCGGCCAGCTCGCAGCTAAAGCCGAGCACGAACTCAACATGGACCCCCGCATTCTCCACAAAGAGCGGCGTCGACTTATGAATCATCCAAAAAATTGAACAAAGACCTCAGTGCACCGATTCCACTTCAATGAAATACGGGGGTCTTAAGTGACCGAAAAGAACTTTTATAACACAAGCTGTTTGTTTACAATCGTTTAAGAAAACAGAGGTTCCCTTTTATAAAACGGAGCCCTGAGCTGCAAGCTCCCCGCTTTTAAGCACAAGAGGGGGATTTGCACGCGGCCCGGGCAGATAGTGAGAGCCCGTATTCCTTAACCGTCAACAAAAGAGCTCAATGCTTTGATTTAGCAGCTAAATGGAGCGCAATGGCCCCATTGACCAATTGATTAACAAAATCCGGGACACCATCTTTAAGAAAGCGCCTCATCGTATGTGATACATTTGTATATTTATTGAACAGTTTCTTAATCTCTTTATTACGCACCATTGCAAATGGATTTACTCCTGATTGCAATAGCGCCTCAACTGTCAAAACTAAATCTTGGTTCATAGCATCGTATAAATACGAACTATCAGAGCACCCTTCTTTTGCACGTGAACGTATAAAAAGACTTGCCATCTCATCATCCTTGGCAGCGATTGCTGCATCTAAAGGGGCCCAAGCAATCTCAATAGGGGCTTGATCTAGAAGAAACTTCATGATGTTCTTTTTATCTTCGTTTGCGAAATTCTCACAAGAACAAGCGATCGCTCTAAAAATGCTGCCTAAATCATCCGAAGGGGAGGTAAAATACTCTTTATACTCTGCATACCAAAGTTTAAAAAATTCAAAGTCCCCATAACACGCTGCGCATTCTAACAGTTGAATCGCACTCTCTTTGTTTTGAATATCGATCCCTCTGGAACAGAACAGGGAAACAATCTCTTGTTTTCCATGGAGCAGTGCAAACTCAATTGGAAGATATGGCTTATCTGAAAACATCCCTTTAAGTTTGCATAATTTAGGAAAAGCCCTTACGTTGACATCTGCTCCCGCTTCCAATAATGCAACAGTCAGTTCTAAAGAAGAGGCTGCGGCTATATGTATAGGTGATTCATGGCGCCACTTCGGATCCAAGTTAGGATTGGCACCAAGCTTTAATAAATAAGCACAATTTTCAGGCGCATGTTGAGCGGCCAGTAATAGCGGATGCCTTTCAATATCCCACACCGCTAAATCATCTACAGATAATCCATATTTGACAGCTTCATCAATCAGCACCCGCCCCTGTTTGGCATCCGAGGCAGCAATCCTGAGCAATTCATGTGCCAATGCTTTTCCCAATCCCACATCATTGCATATAGCAATACGCTTTAACAGCGACTCCCAGTCATCGGGAAGATGGTATTTTTCCTTACATAATGGGGGCGTTGTTGAAATAGAAGACGCTATAATACGAGGAGCAAA
The genomic region above belongs to Simkaniaceae bacterium and contains:
- the rlmN gene encoding 23S rRNA (adenine(2503)-C(2))-methyltransferase RlmN, with product MIHSKLTLLEEAPIKPLLYPLSLSFNEWKEWCARIQAPSFVANQIISWIYQKEILSPHEMMNLSAAVRRQLLEDFCWDLFAIEAHLKSKDGSHKLLLKTSDSHLIEMVIMPYENRSTLCLSSQVGCKMGCTFCQTGKMGLKRHLTSGEILGQIFLANRLLQQAGSDQKISNVVFMGMGEPLDNYDHVVSACSRMIDPHGLNLSKNRVTISTSGLIPALERLSQDLPVRLAISLHSADEEKRSAMMPVNRKYPLSELKKTLLNYPAPSRYGITFEYVMIENENDSIADAKKLVKFLHGIKAKVNLIPINHFPGIEMHPSGSERLRAFQKHLADRSIPAPIRYSRGQDVSGGCGQLAAKAEHELNMDPRILHKERRRLMNHPKN